TTTCTGAGCAATTTAGCATTTCTAAGGAAAAGTTAAATGACGCCATTGCCAAGCTGGAAGTTGTTTCCGAAGAGTATCTGCAAAGATGTATGAAGTTTTATAGTTTCATGGGGACATATCTGGCGGAAATAAGCATAAAAAAACTTACCCAGGAATCCTTGGCTAAGGAAACTAGTGAAAACTTTAAATTACTTCAATTAGTTAAAGAGCAGGAACTAAAGCGCATGAAAGCTCAAATGAATCCCCATTTTTTGTTTAATGCCCTTAATTCCATTGCTAGAACGGCATTACTTGAAAACGCCCCTAAAGCAGAGCAACTAATCTATGAACTGTCAGACTATCTTAGATATACCATTAAAAATGTAGAAGAAATGCCAACGATTCAACTGGAACTTGATAATTTGATGCATTATATTGCCATCCAAAATACTAGATTTGGAAACCGCATCTCTTTTTCTATTACAATTGATCCGCATATACTTGAATATAAAATTCCTTCTATGACTTTACAACCTCTTGTGGAAAATGCCATTGTACACGGAGTGGAATTACTAAAGGAAGGCGGAAAGATTACTATTACAGGCAAGAAAAAAGCAAAAGAATCGAACATTTATTTTTCAATTATGGATAATGGTGTTGGATTTCCGAATCACATCCTGCAATTATTTAATAGTAATTTAGATAAGAATGATAATACCTTGGGTTTAGGTTTATTAAATACTCATGCAAGAATTCAACAGAAATTTGGATTTGAATATGGATTAACTATTGAGAGTGAGCCCTTTGTCTCCAATTGTGTAACCATTAAGATTCCTTGTATCACATAAAAATAAATAAAAAGGTGGGTGCTCATGATGTATAAACTTTTAATTGCTGAAGATGAAGAGTTAGAAAGAATAGCGCTGAAGAAGATTATTGAGTCTAACTTTTCCAATATTAACGTTGTTAATTCTGCTAAAAATGGAGAAGAAGCAGTCAACCTGGCTCGGACCTATATGCCGGATATTCTCTTGATTGATATTCGTATGCCCGTAAAAAATGGTATTGAAGCGCATAAACAAATAATAAAATTTCATCCTACTATTAAAACCATTATTATTACTGCTCATAGTGAGTTTGTTTACGCACAAGAAGCTATTAAATACAATGTTTACGATTTCTTGCTAAAGCCGGTTTCGCCAAGCGTCATATGTAACTGCATTCAATCTATTATTTCTTCGACTGATAAAATTACTACGACTGTTGAAACACCTTTTAGTCAGGAGATTATTAATCAATGTCTCAATATCATTGAATTAAATTACTTGAATGACTTAAGTTTAGCCGATATCGCACAGCAGGTTCATTTAAGTGAGAAGTATTTTAGTAGATATTTTAAATGTAAAACGGGTCATACCTTTACGCAATATGTTCAAATGCTCAAAATTAATCGGGCAAAAACACTTTTGCTTAATCCTAATATGCCGATTTTTCGAATTGCAATGGATTTAAAATTTTCTGATTCTGCTTATTTTACAAAAGTATTTTTTAAACATGAAGGGCTCACACCAAGACAGTACCGACAGCAATACGTATCTAATAAGTTATAAGTCTATTTGTTTCCCCCTAATTCACCTATATTACTTAAATCTATAAGAAAAAAAATAGGGCCGCCTTGCATGAGGCGGCCCTATTAAGGCGTAATTATTTAAACATCTCTCCAGCAATCTGAGCTGCCAGCTTAGCGTTATTGAATACCAGCTGAATGTTGGCGTCCAAACTTTCCCCGCCGGTAATCTCCTTAATCTTAGCCAGCAGGAATGGTGTGGTCTCTTTACCCTTGATACCCTTTTCTTTAGCTTCTTCCACTGCTTCTTCAATACACTTATTGATGTAAGCTGAATCCATAGCATATTCCTGTGGAATCGGGTTAGTCACCAACATGCCACCTTTCATCTCTAAATCCAGTTTGGCTGTCCAAGCATCTGCGATCTCCTTCGGTGTCTCCATGCGATAGTCCACGTCAAAGGCACTGTCTCTGGTGTAGAATGCCGGCAGCGTCTTTGTCTGATAGCCAATCACCGGAACCCCCTTCGTTTCCAGGTATTCCAAAGTCAGGCCCAAATCCAAAATAGACTTAGCTCCTGCGCAGACAACCATTACTGGCGTCATCCCCAGCTCTTCCAGGTCAGCCGAAATGTCCATAGTTACCTCTGCTCCTCGGTGAACACCGCCGATTCCTCCTGTGGCAAAGACTTTAACGCCTGCCATAGCTGCTAGAATCATCGTTGTCGCTACAGTAGTCGCACCATCTTTCTTTGCTGCCACCAGCACAGGCACGTCTCTCCGACTAGCTTTGGTCACTTCCAGGCCTTTCTTACCTAAGTAATCAATTTCCTCTGGGGTGATGCCCACCTTCAAGCGTCCCTCTATGATAGCGATCGTAGCCGGAACGGCTCCTTGATCACGGATAATCTTTTCCACTTGCAAAGCCGTTTCCACATTTTGAGGATAAGGCATGCCATGAGAAATAATAGTAGATTCCAGCGCTACCACTGGCTTACCTGCCGCTAAAGCCTCCTGCACCTCAGGGGCTACATCTAAATGTTTGTTCCATGTATTCATTCGCTTAGACCTTCCTTTTCTTTTTGTTTTTCTTAAACAATTTGTTATTTTAAGTTGTATTCCATGTAATCGTTTCCTTGGAAATCCCTCCAGGTGAACCGGTTGCCTTCCAACAACATATAGCTCTGAGGGCTATTTTCTTTCGGTATGGACACGGAACCTGGATTCATGTAAATATAGTCAATCTGACCGCCTTCTCCATAGCCTACACATTTAGGAACATGGGTATGCCCATTGAGAAGGATGTCTCCCTTATTCAATGGGGGCAGATTGTCTGGATTGAACTGGTGACCGTGGGTAGCGTATAACATCCGACGACCCAGATAGAGGATGAAATAATCGGCTAATACTGGAAAATTCAGTACCATCTGGTCCACCTCTGCCTCACAGTTTCCCCGAACACAGAGGATTTCCCGGCTCATGCTGTTGAGCATGGCGATGACCTTTTTCGGGTCGTAGTCCCGCGGCAAATCATTTCGGGGGCCATGGTAGAGTATATCTCCCAACAGCAATAACTTTTCTGCCCCTTCTTCTCTGTAGGCTTCTACTAGTTTCTGACAGTAGTAAGCCGAGCCGTGTATGTCCGATGCGATCATTATTTTCATACAAATCCTCCTTCGCATTTCACTATCAATCCATATCCCGGAGTTCATTTTACCACAAAATGCGCTGAGTTGCACTCCTTCCATTACAAAAATCTATTTTGTTGCAAAAAAAGTGACTGTAAGGTGCTCTTCGCTTCTATATGCTGGTCTTTAGGCTCTAGTTTTTTGATATCTCCTATAGAGAAATCCTGCTGTGGGATAGACGGGTCTGTTCAAAAACAAGTTTGCAATCGGTATTGAACTTATCTTCAAAAAAGAGAAGGCCCGTAAAGTCTTTCGACTTTCGGGGCCTTCTCTTTTTATTGTAGTGAAATTGCCATGAAACAATTAACTGACAATCACCTATTTTTGTTTTCAGCTAGAGCTTACTCGATAACGGAAGCTACAACGCCGGAACCTACTGTTCTTCCACCTTCACGAATAGCGAACCGCAGTCCTTCTTCGATAGCGATTGGTGTGATCAGTGTGATGGTCATCTGGATGTTATCTCCAGGCATGCACATCTCTGTTCCTTCTGGTAACTGTAAATCTCCTGTTACGTCTGTTGTTCTGAAATAGAACTGTGGTCTGTATCCGTTGAAGAATGGAGTGTGTCTTCCACCTTCTTCCTTCTTCAGTACATATACCTCAGAAGTGAACTTTGTGTGTGGGTGGATTGTTCCTGGTGCGCACAGTACCTGGCCTCTTTCGATTTCAGTTCTCTGTACTCCTCTCAGCAACGCTCCGATGTTATCTCCTGTTTCAGCCTGATCTAACAGCTTTCTGAACATTTCGATACCTGTTACAACTACTTTTCTTCTCTCTTCTGTCAGTCCGATGATTTCTACTTCATCGCCTACCTTCAGCATTCCTCGCTCTACTCTTCCTGTTGCTACTGTACCACGTCCTGTGATAGAGAATACGTCTTCTACCGGCATGATGAACGGCTTGTCGTTGTCTCTCTCTGGCTCTGGAATGTAGGAGTCTACTGCTTCAAACAGTTCTACAATCTTGTCTCCCCATGGTCCTTCTGGATTTTCTAATGCACCCAGTGCGGATCCTCTGATGATTGGTGTATCATCTCCTGGGAATTCGTATTCGTCAAGAAGCTCTCTCACTTCCATTTCTACTAAGTCTAACAGTTCTTCGTCGTCTACCATGTCACACTTGTTTAAGAATACCAGGATATACGGTACGCCTACCTGTCTGGACAGCAGAATGTGCTCTCTTGTCTGTGGCATTGGTCCGTCTGTTGCTGCACAAACCAGGATTGCTCCATCCATCTGTGCTGCTCCTGTGATCATGTTCTTTACATAGTCAGCATGTCCCGGACAGTCTACGTGTGCGTAGTGTCTGTTCGGTGTTTCATATTCTACGTGAGAAGTAGAGATCGTGATACCTCTCTCTCTTTCTTCTGGCGCCTTGTCGATCATATCAAAGTCAACCTTCTGACCTAAACCATATCTCTGGTTTAATGTCTTTGTGATGGCTGCTGTAAGTGTCGTCTTACCGTGGTCTACGTGACCTATCGTTCCGATATTTACATGTGGCTTTGTTCTCTCAAATTTCTGCTTTGCCATTTTATATATTCTCCTTTATACAAATCTAATCAATTAGATAACCGTATTATTTGTTGATCTTTTCAATCAAGCTGTCAGGCAACTTTTCAAAGTGGTCCATCTGCATAACATATACACCACGGCCCTGAGTCTTGGAACGCAGGTCTGTTGCATAACCGAACATTTCTGAAAGCGGAACGAAACCTCTAACAGCAACGGCTCCGTTGTTCATGTCAGAACCTTCGATTCTTCCTCTTCTGGAGCTAATGTCGCCGATTACGTCGCCCATGTAGTCTTCCGGAACGGTAACTTCAACTTTGAAGATTGGTTCCAGAAGCACCGGCTTCGCTTTCTTGCAACCTTCTCTGAATGCCATGGAAGCGGCAATCTTGAAGGCCATTTCGGAGGAGTCGACTTCGTGGTAAGAACCGTCGTACAGTTCAACGCCCACGTCTACTACATTGTATCCAGCTAGTGGACCAGTCTGCATCGCTTCCTTGACACCTTCTTCAATCTTAGGAATATATTCTCTAGGAATGGAACCGCCCACGATGGCATTTTTAAATTCAAAGCCTTCGCCTGGTTGTCTCGGATAAACACGAATCTTAACGTGACCGTACTGGCCTCGTCCACCTGACTGCTTCGCATACTTGTGATCAATGTCAGCCAGCTGAGTGATGGTCTCCTTATAGGATACCTGTGGCTTACCAACATTCGCTTCAACCTTGAACTCTCTCAGCAATCTGTCTACAATGATTTCCAAATGAAGCTCACCCATGCCGGCGATAATAGTCTGTCCGGTTTCCGTATTGGTGTATGTCTTAAAAGTTGGATCTTCTTCAGCCAGCTTAGCTAAAGCAATACCCATCTTTTCCTGACCAGCCTTAGTCTTTGGCTCGATAGCGATTTCAATAACTGGATCCGGGAATTCCATGGATTCCAGAATGATTTCGTGCTTTTCATCACAGATAGTATCACCTGTGGTGGTATCTTTGAAGCCTACAGCCGCAGCAATATCACCGGAGTAAACCTGATCGATTTCCTCTCTCTTGTTGGCGTGCATCTGTA
The genomic region above belongs to Aminipila butyrica and contains:
- a CDS encoding sensor histidine kinase, yielding MQDFIGKSLEDILDKDEFMAVQDELSNLLQFSVITVNTGGIPIGHWNNFTDFCRLIRSSEKGYKNCIECDRVASLQAVKLGVPQSYICHCGLRDCAAPIIVEGQHLGSVLGGQAVTSEEERNNIDVDRLSEQFSISKEKLNDAIAKLEVVSEEYLQRCMKFYSFMGTYLAEISIKKLTQESLAKETSENFKLLQLVKEQELKRMKAQMNPHFLFNALNSIARTALLENAPKAEQLIYELSDYLRYTIKNVEEMPTIQLELDNLMHYIAIQNTRFGNRISFSITIDPHILEYKIPSMTLQPLVENAIVHGVELLKEGGKITITGKKKAKESNIYFSIMDNGVGFPNHILQLFNSNLDKNDNTLGLGLLNTHARIQQKFGFEYGLTIESEPFVSNCVTIKIPCIT
- a CDS encoding response regulator transcription factor → MMYKLLIAEDEELERIALKKIIESNFSNINVVNSAKNGEEAVNLARTYMPDILLIDIRMPVKNGIEAHKQIIKFHPTIKTIIITAHSEFVYAQEAIKYNVYDFLLKPVSPSVICNCIQSIISSTDKITTTVETPFSQEIINQCLNIIELNYLNDLSLADIAQQVHLSEKYFSRYFKCKTGHTFTQYVQMLKINRAKTLLLNPNMPIFRIAMDLKFSDSAYFTKVFFKHEGLTPRQYRQQYVSNKL
- a CDS encoding pseudouridine-5'-phosphate glycosidase — protein: MNTWNKHLDVAPEVQEALAAGKPVVALESTIISHGMPYPQNVETALQVEKIIRDQGAVPATIAIIEGRLKVGITPEEIDYLGKKGLEVTKASRRDVPVLVAAKKDGATTVATTMILAAMAGVKVFATGGIGGVHRGAEVTMDISADLEELGMTPVMVVCAGAKSILDLGLTLEYLETKGVPVIGYQTKTLPAFYTRDSAFDVDYRMETPKEIADAWTAKLDLEMKGGMLVTNPIPQEYAMDSAYINKCIEEAVEEAKEKGIKGKETTPFLLAKIKEITGGESLDANIQLVFNNAKLAAQIAGEMFK
- the yfcE gene encoding phosphodiesterase → MKIMIASDIHGSAYYCQKLVEAYREEGAEKLLLLGDILYHGPRNDLPRDYDPKKVIAMLNSMSREILCVRGNCEAEVDQMVLNFPVLADYFILYLGRRMLYATHGHQFNPDNLPPLNKGDILLNGHTHVPKCVGYGEGGQIDYIYMNPGSVSIPKENSPQSYMLLEGNRFTWRDFQGNDYMEYNLK
- the tuf gene encoding elongation factor Tu, with translation MAKQKFERTKPHVNIGTIGHVDHGKTTLTAAITKTLNQRYGLGQKVDFDMIDKAPEERERGITISTSHVEYETPNRHYAHVDCPGHADYVKNMITGAAQMDGAILVCAATDGPMPQTREHILLSRQVGVPYILVFLNKCDMVDDEELLDLVEMEVRELLDEYEFPGDDTPIIRGSALGALENPEGPWGDKIVELFEAVDSYIPEPERDNDKPFIMPVEDVFSITGRGTVATGRVERGMLKVGDEVEIIGLTEERRKVVVTGIEMFRKLLDQAETGDNIGALLRGVQRTEIERGQVLCAPGTIHPHTKFTSEVYVLKKEEGGRHTPFFNGYRPQFYFRTTDVTGDLQLPEGTEMCMPGDNIQMTITLITPIAIEEGLRFAIREGGRTVGSGVVASVIE